The DNA window ccatgttacaaaaaaaaaaacaaaaacgatgtCATGTAcgcgaaagtaaaacaaacaccgGCTTTTTACGTGAGAATTTCTAACCCAAAAAAACGccaaaagcaaccaaaaaaaaaccaacgtaaagtaaataattaaaattccaaaaaatttgcGTCAGCAAACAAACCTTATACACCTCTCTGTGCTGTATTACATCGTGTCTCGTttgcgaaatatttcataatgCGTTATCTCTGTTTGTCATATTGTACTTGTACTTGTAGTTTTGCGCAAAGAAGGCAAGTTTGTAAAATAAGAATTAAATGCGCAAGTGCGACGTTGTCGGCAATGGAATCGAACGATAAGTGTGAGCCAACGCAATCGGCGTAGATGGAATCGCGTTGGACATTAATCATTTGacacaacaaccaaacaataaAGCACGTATTGAAGAATAGGGGGTTTGGAACATATTCCCTCTTCTTCGTCACTGCGAAATTCTTCTACAGCTGAAAAGACTTGTTGGTaagcgagcgagagagagagagagagagagaaagaggcgagcaaaaaaacagtaaaaatcagcatttttcatcctttaatATACATAGATATAAAATACcgtatataaatataaactatatataaataaacacatcaaGCTAGAAATGCAGTGtacccaaaaaaggaaagaaaacaaatccttcGCGCGCGATCGTGAAACGTGACCGATCACAGCGGATAGAATAAATTAACGTAACGCTCGAGCGTGAGTGCGAAAAATACTAATCCTTCAAACACGCATGTTAAACGAATGAAGTAAAAccgtaatcttttttttttggtaggtgTTAAAAAACCCCCCCGGTTAGTAATGCTGGGAACATGTACTCTTCACAAAACCCCAACCACAAGAAaggaatagaacaaaaaaaaatgcaactatGCGCCCCATACACGTACGCAAACGATtgtgagaaataaaaaaaaggcataaaTTGCCCTTAGATGCAGAGATGTAGAACAATAGAGCGAATGATTGGCAGCAGGAAAAGGGGTGGCTCCGATCAGGAGCAAACAGCATATGGGAAGATTCGTAAAAAAAggttaagaaaataaaaacaaacacaacaaaaaccatgAAATGAAAACTGGAACAGTAAACCCTACAtcgaaaaaaacggaaaccaaATGCCACAAAGATTCTGCCCGGCAAAGTCAATAAACAATGTTAATTATACGAACAACCGATGCGAGGGcggaaaaaaaggtgaagagaagaggaaaaaagatgaacagataaaatgatgcaaacaaaactgaaacaacCAGCCaggaaacagcaaacaaatgtttaaacagTGGGATTGAAATGGAAACCTAGCCAATGGGAAAAAAGCGATAATGATTTCAATAAACAATGGAAACTAAACTCAACGTCAACACCAAGACTCTGGATGGGGTTTGTCGCTTCTACGCGGGCTTAAGTCACCGGCTTAAGTTTCGAACGACATCAGTACGGACGCTtgcaaaaaaggttttatcACGTTTTTATTCGCTTATTTACAAATACATGATAACAAACAAGTGCGTTGcaggacaaaaacaaaaatcgaacatCGAAGGAGAtcgagagatagagagagagagaaatagagggagagagagagagatagagagagagaaagaggtaACATAGAATTTCATCGCTATCGTTATCAATAACAACTATtatcatgtttttgttttactgtgtttaaaaacaaaatggcttcTAAAATGCATGCTGTATATCTGTGTATGTAACTTTCTATATCTCCGTATATTGCTTTgcatgtttgtttcttttttttaacaacacaTTCGTTttcgtgtgtctgtgtgtgtttgtatgtgtttggTGTAGATGTTTGTATTATTGCTACAAAATCGTATATTTGTATGTGCGTCATCGCATATAAGTTTAATTGTTAAATGGGCTTAATTTTGATTGCTGCTATTATTGCGGTTTATAGTATTCTTTGCCGAAACATCCGCAAATATTTAACTCGTTGTATCGTGGGATAGAGGGGggctttttctttaattatgtGTAGGGAATGGGGGGGGTTAGGATGTGTTGAAaggatttaataaaataaatcgataaaacaaataaagggAGCACATCCTTACAATGCACCGTGCGATAATCATATAAGTGTTGTGTGTATCTAGCAAATAATACGAATAACACTAGCGATGGGAAATATTCCGAACAAAACAAGGAGAAGTTTGAATTCGTTTACTCCTCAAAGGGAATGGAACAGCtagaaagggtttttttaaacctgGTTCCAAACATCGTTACTACGAACTTTTTTCGTAAGAATTCGTTTTTTGAATAACAATTAGTACGGAAAAGGAACAgagtagcgtttttttttataaagctgACGTCGTTCCACCAATTTCGTACATAATTTCCAAACACATAATTAAGCAGGCCGTAACGCCAAATGATCATTAGCAGATGCTTGCATTctattgtgtttgttttgttgtttcgtttgcccTATACTCTACGCCCCCGGTGCTTTCTTTACTACACCACGTTTTATGTGTGGCCATAAGGTGAGGTCTTTTACTtcgtaaattaaaactaaaatcaaTGAAGTAAACAAAGATAACAACAATACTCAAGAACCGGAAATGTGCGTGAACCGAGTTGCACCTTTCTTCCTATTCCGCAATCAAACCCTTCACACAAATGCTTCATTCTGTGCGAGTGCTAATTTGAGCACACAACTATGTAATAATACTAGTAAGCACGGTTgtaattgtttaaattgtaacaaaacccaaaacataAAAGATAGACAAGATGACGCGTGTGCCCGAACAGAGCACGCACGAACTGCTGCTTGTTCGCTGTCCACAATTCTATACACTTTGTTTTAGAATTACAATCTATAATGGAATGGTGTGTTCCATGGGGTGGGACGTGGATAGAGGGGGAAAAGGGGGTTTGGGATTTTTGCAAAGAACAGAGCAGTGTCCTTCTATAGCACAAAAATacgaaaccaaaataaaataaaaaacaggcAGGTTGTACAGCTTAAAACCTTTAACAAACGAAAAGCTTTGGTAAACGTGAACTCGATAGCTCCCGGTGCGGggtaaaatggtttgtttttttgtttttgtagcaTGACCATTTCCCATCCGCACTTGGTTTGTGTGGTTAATGGTCAGTGTTTACCGTTTTCACGGTTCGGTTGTAGCACCATCGTTCGGCGCCGAGGTGAGCTGCGGCTCCGCAACGGCCATGTTTGCATTCGATGGCGTTGCCGGTTTCGTTGCTGCCGGAGGAGACGCGTGTGACGGTTGTGTTGGCGATTGCTGGGGTGCTGCTTTCGGTAGCACGGGAATGATGGTGCGACCGGCCGAACCGGTACCGGACAATTCGCTGCTCGAGCTGGCATTGCGCGAATGTTGAACGGATCGTTCATCCGGATCGGCATTGATTGCTTTCTGCACGAGCGGTGCCGGTGGACCTTTGTTGCCGGGCAGCTGATGGGACGTTTTCGGCGTCATCTGCATGTGATACctgaataaaattgaaatcatttttatgcgCACTTTGATCTCGGACTCGAGCGGGCACTTAGTGAATAAAAACCAATTCTCACTCTTCTCACTTGTCACTTCTCATTCGTTTTAAACTCACTTGTAAATGTTTTCCGTACTCTCAACGACACCCTGCGTAAGGTTAAGGCTACGACCCTTCATGCCAGTTTCCTTCGCTGGCGGTGACCACCAGTTAACGACACGCCCGACCAGCGGCACCTGCCGCAATATACCTTCCTGCCATAGCTTTTCCTCCGCCTCTCGTTGTAGATCGATCGTGGCCGCCTCGATGCCTTTCTTTAGTATTTCCGACATCGTGTCAAGGATTTTGGAATTTTCCTGCACAACGCGTGCGGTATGCACCACCAGTTCCAGCAGCTCCTCCACATCCGTTTCGCTCGTTACCATGCCGAATCTGAATGAattaatggaaaatgtttcataatgCGTACTTTGGGCTTTTATCGATAAAAAGTACACCTAACCTAACACAGATCAACCCATCGCTACTTTCGGCGTGGGAAAATGCACTATCGGTTGCCTGCAGCGCCTCAACCAGCGCCGTATTGAGCTTGTTCAGCTCACCCTTTGCCTGGTCGGTGAGCAGCGTTTCCCAACCTTCCGGCACATAGTACACACCACCGAGACCGGCCCAATCGTGCAGCTCGATCAGCCGCAAAACACCACTCTCGGCGACCAGCCGCTGGAACCGTGCCCGGTGCCGGATCGTCGAGTGTAATATTTCGATCTGCGTTTCGATACAGCCGGCAAACGTGGCAAGTATGTCGGACGTTAGCCGTGGCACTTGCTCACTGTACCCGGGCACAAACGGACAGTACCGGATGCAGATACCGTGCTGTTCGTGTTCAATCATCTCCAGACTTAGCTGGCCGCAGTCACGCAACAGGATCTGCCCGAGCCAGCTGTTAAGGCGATCGTAGTACTGGGCGTTGGAGGAAGTTTTCTCAACGTTCTGCGTTACTGGTTTCGGTTCTGCATCTGGCGACGGTGTTGCTGACATTGTTTCTATCGCTTTTGCTGTTGTCTGCTCCGTATCCGATTCCGTTCGATTACGCCTGTCCGTATGACCATCAAACTGAAACAGTAGCACCGGTATGCTTTGCTCGAAAAGCATCTGTGAGCGAATGAATGATAAACATTCACATGATTTAGTAATTGCTGGTTGTCGCATCAAATAAGCTACATATATTGTTAACTTACGTCGAAATTAGCAGAATTTTCAAGATCATGACGATACTGTTCGCTAGAGTCGTGAATCGCTACCTTGCTCTGTGTGTGTAAAAGAGATAATATGCGATGAAAAATAACCAAAGCTTTGAAGCACCTCAATGTATTGCACTCGCACATACCAGTACATTAATGCCTTCGAATTGCAGCAATATCTTGCCGAGTGCCTGACAGGATTCGAATGCGAAAAAGATGCGTTCTATCACGACGTCCGCCCCGAGTGCCTGCAGTACGGACCAAACACTCAGGCAGGACACACGGTTAGATAGGATCGGATCACTGTCGAATACGGTGCTTGGTTTAACGGTGGACGCACGCGCTTTGTGCACCAGCACGGATGGAACACCGGTCAGACCGAGCCAACTGTTCAAGCTGAGCGTCATTGAGCTAAGCAATCGTTTGGACTAAAATGAAAGCGGTGGAAGGGCATACAAGCGCATGAGTTTATATACGACGGTGACCTGCATCGACCTGTGCGTACCTTGTCTAACCAGGTGGAAGCGAGTGCAAGTCCAGCCAGCCCAAGCCCTTGGCAGTGTAGCCAGATGCGCTGTGAGGTACAAATTGAGCTTAGCGCTAGCAAATCGTCCGACACACCGGTGAGCGGATTGCCGATGGTagccagcagcaacagcggttGCCGTCCGGCCGCTTCATCCATCGTCAGCATGTTGTTTAGCTGCTGCAAATCCATCCGCCCACCGCATCCATCCTGTGCGTCTTCCGCTCGCTGACAGGGAACGATGCGAATACACGAAAGGGGCAATCCGAGGTACCGGCAGGCGTGCTGCACCGTGAAGAGCTGGCTCAGTTCGGACAGATAGATAGTGTGGGCGGACGGTGGTCCGGATGGTCGCGCTTCGGCACGTGCCTCACCCTGCTGGTGGACGAGCGCTAGCCGGATTGCTTGCAGTGTGCATTCGGCATCATCCCGACAGTAGTTTGCGTGACATTCGGTGAATTTAAACAACCCACCGAGCCATCTAACCGTATCGGTTGCCAGTCGGGATACAACCCGTGCCAGCTGGTGTCGTTCGAGCGCACTAAGATAGGCGGCTGTCGAGTGCTGTAGAATCGCTAGATGGGATGCTTCGTCCAGCGGAGGCAGCACAAATTCTTGCTGCTCCACACTACCATCCTCCTCCGCAAGCAAGCTCGTGAGCAGCTGTTCCAGCGAGGCAAGCACCTCCGTATGTGGTTTCTTCGTCGGATTGAGTCCGTACGATTCAGTGGGTGATTCTTCGGATGAATCCCTGCTCGGTTGCTGTGGCGGTTGCGTTTGCTTTTGCCCGCCCCTCACGTACTCGAGATGGTTCAACATAGCGGACGCTTGCGTTTCTATCTCTGCCAAACTGGAGCGTACCTACAAGCAAGGTAAAGAGTATAAAGTACGGTCCACGTCAAGGTAGTTTGCGAAGGGTTTCATCCACCGTAGTCGATGACGCTTACGATCGAAGCCGCTATCTCCGTCTGCTGCGTTTGCACTTCCCGTGTTGCCATCGACATCTCCTGGGGCCTATCGGTAGGGACACTCCCATCCGCGTCCGGTTCCTTCATCTTTTTGCCTTTGCTTAAGTTTTAACACTCACTACACGGCAAGGGCAGTACGGACCACTGGTACGTGTTTGGCTTAGCGCAACTTCTTAACGGTGACGGTGAATACGATGGGTTATTTATGTGGCAAAAACGTCATCCAACAAATACAGAAGTACTTCATTccgaaaatgcaaaatgccACGGATAATCGAAACGCCACTTTTGACATATGAGTTTGTTAGCATGGAATTTGTTTATAAAGAACTGATCGTCGTTGGTATGTAGATTTATCCCCAGTCAGCTGATGAATTAAAAAGGGAACTTTACACCTttaccaaaaagaaaagatactTTACGAGACGAGATTATGTCTTTGATAGAGTTATActtttgaaaatgttgatCACTCCTGGTGTGAGTTTTGTCATTCAAAACAAGAAGTAAATTAGTTCGtaaatttgtaaaatcaaCTCGTTAATTGCATCTTTTTATAGATGCAGCGTAAATAATTCAAGGGTATGTTTCATaaactaaaaatttaattatattcttCAGTGTTTTCTATCACATGTTCGACACCTTTGACAACGCCGCAACGGCAGACGATTGCAGAAAAC is part of the Anopheles funestus chromosome X, idAnoFuneDA-416_04, whole genome shotgun sequence genome and encodes:
- the LOC125761219 gene encoding pyridoxal-dependent decarboxylase domain-containing protein 1, which gives rise to MKEPDADGSVPTDRPQEMSMATREVQTQQTEIAASIVRSSLAEIETQASAMLNHLEYVRGGQKQTQPPQQPSRDSSEESPTESYGLNPTKKPHTEVLASLEQLLTSLLAEEDGSVEQQEFVLPPLDEASHLAILQHSTAAYLSALERHQLARVVSRLATDTVRWLGGLFKFTECHANYCRDDAECTLQAIRLALVHQQGEARAEARPSGPPSAHTIYLSELSQLFTVQHACRYLGLPLSCIRIVPCQRAEDAQDGCGGRMDLQQLNNMLTMDEAAGRQPLLLLATIGNPLTGVSDDLLALSSICTSQRIWLHCQGLGLAGLALASTWLDKSKRLLSSMTLSLNSWLGLTGVPSVLVHKARASTVKPSTVFDSDPILSNRVSCLSVWSVLQALGADVVIERIFFAFESCQALGKILLQFEGINVLSKVAIHDSSEQYRHDLENSANFDMLFEQSIPVLLFQFDGHTDRRNRTESDTEQTTAKAIETMSATPSPDAEPKPVTQNVEKTSSNAQYYDRLNSWLGQILLRDCGQLSLEMIEHEQHGICIRYCPFVPGYSEQVPRLTSDILATFAGCIETQIEILHSTIRHRARFQRLVAESGVLRLIELHDWAGLGGVYYVPEGWETLLTDQAKGELNKLNTALVEALQATDSAFSHAESSDGLICVRFGMVTSETDVEELLELVVHTARVVQENSKILDTMSEILKKGIEAATIDLQREAEEKLWQEGILRQVPLVGRVVNWWSPPAKETGMKGRSLNLTQGVVESTENIYKYHMQMTPKTSHQLPGNKGPPAPLVQKAINADPDERSVQHSRNASSSSELSGTGSAGRTIIPVLPKAAPQQSPTQPSHASPPAATKPATPSNANMAVAEPQLTSAPNDGATTEP